The genomic window ttatttgggaactgccacaaaagtaacactgagtctttatgggttaaagcgtcattaaaaaaaaaacaactgacagaaTAACAGGATATTTGTTCATGTGGCAACATACTTTGGACCTTTCCAGCCATTAAACGGGATAAATCTGAAAAGACTTCATGTTGTGGTAGTGCAATTATCTCTTTAATGTGCATTTTATTTCCTCACACTTTTGACACTTAATGTTTTGCACTGTGTTAAAAACATCACTCAACATAAGAGTTAACATAAGCACCAAAACGGACAAGAGAATAAATATTCTTAGAGTTTCACAGAGACATGAAGACCAACTCCTCCCACAGATCCAGTGGTTCTTCAAACATATATGTACAGATAATGATGTGTGTGCTCTGtagaggttgtgtgtgtgtgtgtgtgtgtgtgtgtgtgtgtgtatgtgtgtatcctTGGCTTTGCTTCTGAAGGCAGGTTGATGAGCCCTGTGGAAACAACAGACTGATGCTGACAGACCTTTGGCGTACACCACAGGCCATGAGGTTTGATTGAGTAAACACTGTTATGTGTCCTTAACAGTCCAATAGACGTCATTCTGGCTTAAAGACTCCCCTGGAACAGCCCTCTTttaaagtgtccttgagcaaggcactgacTCCCTTCCGTCTGCAAGGAGGCTGCTTTTTAGCAGACCGTAACCTTTGACCTTCCAGCAGAAGGATTGCAGATCATTTCATAAAAGTAAACCTGAAACTATGACTTTATGCTTAAGTATTTCTATCGATGCAGTTGTCGTCTGTGGTGTCCAACGTACTGCTGGTGCTGTGGAGAGACAGAGAGTAACGATCCCGGGGCAGAATCCTGCCGATGACATTAACCAGGGCTTTCCTGTACTGCTGCCTCAGCAGACAGTACACGAACGGGTCAGTGGAGGCCTTGGCATAGGACAGACACTTAGCAGACATGCCCCAGTAGTAGGGGATGTGGATGAAGGGCAGCAGCTCCACTAACCTGCACAAGGAAAAACacaagatggagaaaaaaataactctactttgttttttggtgtttatGAGCAACTTTCATCATATGGCCTCATCACATGTTCATCATAGAAGTCACATTTTATTCAATTGTGCAGTCCGTTAAATATTTGGAATTATTTTAATTATCTTAACAGTTCagtgtgataataataataataataataataataataataataataataataataataataataataataataataaactgtatttatgagcaacctttcaagacacccaaggacactgtacaacaagataaaacagataatgcagaaaatacaaagaaatacacaATAgataatattgataagattgaTATGTACTGATATCTAGCTGAAGCTGCAGACTGTAACTAAATAACACCCAACCCACCACAAAAAACAATGGCTGCAATAAACATGCCAGTCCTTTATTGCAGCCTGTGTGTAACTTCATGGGTTCAGTGTACTTTAATGTTTAAAGATCAGACAGCAGACAGGATGGTTTTCATGACCTCTTAATTGTTAATTAATTGTGTCCTAATCTTCCAACCTCACCATACCAAGTCATACCAAATCACAGGAAGTGTACGAAAACTTTAAAAAGTTAATTTCAGTTGTGGCCTGAAAATCATGTGGCGTTTACTAAAATATTGCTACTTTCCATAAGAGCCTTAGTTACTGAGGCTCTAGTTAACCTGGTTTAGTCGACCATAGTTAGTTTAGTTACAGTGAAAAGGTGTAATCTACAAAATGGACATAATGGTAAATaaagagttgtctcttttaatctCATTGCACATATGTATAatacaataaaggcattctattctattctattctattctattctattctattctattctattctattctattctattctataatgacATAGTGTCATACAGAGGGGGTCAgctgtggcctagatggctggagagttggcGTGTGACTGAAGGGTCACTGGTTCTATTCCCTGGACTGCTGGAGATTTGTTGACTGacatgcccttgagcaaggcacttaaacccccacccccatttgctccccaggtgcctgatatggtgagcccactgctcccaGTTTGCAGTTTGTGTGAtgtatgatctagtgatgggtcaAAGGCAGAAGAcacatttcagtgtgtggtgcatgttacAAACTACtcctgacaaaataaagattctcttctcttctcttctcttctcttctcttctcttctcttctcttctcttctcttctcttctcttctcttctcttctcttctcgaTCATCATGATAGCTTCATAGCATGTGTCATTAAGTGCAGTACACCAGAACCACATGTTACCTTGTTATAACATAGGGTGAGAAGCAGAAGATGAAGGATCCGATGAAGATGCATATCTTCTTAGTAGCACgctgcctcctcttcctctgctgtGCCAGACACCTCTCCTTCACActgacacacattaaaaaaaaaagtcacagagaACATGATCAGTGTATTATCACATGCATGTCTGATAGAATTCCTATCTTTTTTCAAACCTCCTTCATGAAGGTTGTGCTGAGGTTTTCCAGGAAACTATTCTCAGGTTTATTCTTGGTATCACTGTTCTACAATTTCTTAGGAaacatctgcttcagacattaaatgtgctaaatcatacatactttaataagatgaatcagaaaacaaatgacaaaagtgctggttagctcatgtttttaatatatataaaggTGTGCTGTtatacatatatgttggtttatgtccatttatacaatggatttataaatgttccactagagaGAACCTGTAACGTGAATGTATTGTCCTGTGCAGACATTGTTTTGAGGTAGGTCTGGTAGCTCTGagtcaaacattccttttgaataaaacccaatCCTCAGAATGTCACATTTTGGCCCCAGGCTGcatcttagaaactacaaccaactagcactttggccttaatttgtctttattagaGACTTAAATTTGgcaaagtttaacccataaaaacccagtcaTCCattgttgaccaaaagcatccactgatctaaactgttgatccactaatcctatcagtacatgtaaattattggtgttaaatacagttattcatcttttcatggtcatcagatatgacccatttggatttttagaggctcagtagtgaacgtggaaacaccatcatctgctacaacattgattcaccagtaaaacccatggacttggatcaatgacagcggatggagttCCTTGAagtatgttcagttattgatatcgttgctgaaaaagtcactttttcctcagttttctctgtttctgatataataatcctcaactttaatctgagcttttatgaacatctacatgatcactcaattaagtataggaaaatacatgatttacactgaaaaaaatgcaaaatacaaaggataatattataagaattggtgataaatcactgaagaatagtgtaatatagagaaaaattcatttgtgtatTGACAACATGAattcaccagtagaacccatggagttggatcaataacagtggatggacacacttgtttttatgttcagttaatgatagattttactgaacaaaTCACTTACTCTtcgtttttcttctgttttgatataataaccttgactttactctgagcttttatgaacctctacacgatcagttaattaaccctttcatgcatattggtcactacagtggacagctattctacatctgttctctaatatattcatgggttttgttgttttagttcagtatGAGTTaagacagtggacacttttgcaccatcccatacacagacattcataccattattgtaactttgcgttcttgataaacctgatctgcagtaatatatttgtgtgtaaatcaattgctaataaaaaaaattgcgcatattataaaatgtgagaaaacatcagattagctgcattaaaaatgttttgattttgtatatcactttctgatattcaaaaattaaacacatggtgtccagcggagtggacatttttggaactccacaaaaaattatggaggtagatttgtttctttattgctttaacaaaaaaaattattttcattaaaaaaaaaaaaaaaaatcgatttaagaaaaaattcacttcaaagaaaaaaagtgttcaaatgcaattttttggatcggaatttttttttttttttttttttttgcattcaaacactttttttttttaattgaaattttttttagttaaagcaacaaagaaaaaaaatctaccttcataaaaaaacaggtttataaaaaaaaaattcaattatattgtttttttcatgcctaaagaggaataaaaacactcaagaaaaaaaatctcgactaaggttctcataattcatgcatgaaaggcttaaacaggaaaatgcttgattttaattggaaaaatactaaattcagaagataatattataataaatggtgataaatcatttaggaaaggttaaatagagagaaaaattcatttgggaattgccacaaaagtcacactgggtccttatgggttcaatactttaaccctttcatgcattaattatgaaaacctttgttaagaattttttcttgagtgtttttattcctccataggcatgaaaaaaaaccccaatgtgatcaagttgtttttttttcatggagttacaaaatgttcaataattttttaagtaaagaaatgtgtttaaaacccaatatcagaaattgatattaaaacaatgatataaaatctgacgttttctcacattttaacatattctaatgctaattattactcttttcatggagataatatgcaaaaacaaaaacaaaaaaaaaaaaaaaacttttttttttcctaacaaataacaattgatttacactgaaacatgttactgcagatcaggtttatcaagaacagcaaagttacagtaatggtatgaatgtcagtgtatgggatggtgcataagtgtccactgtgttggctgatatggaactgaaacaacaaaacccatgaatatacaagaaaacagctggagaataactgtccactgtagtcaccactatgcatgaaagggttaattctggaagcattttactttctactttaCCTGGGGTGTATATCAACCAGGAGCATGAGAGTCTGCACGGTGATCACATCTATCCTCTTACAGTGAAACCTGGCAACCCGCAGGACTTTCAGGTAGGCGAAACACAGGACAAGAAGACAGAGTGCAAAACTACTGCAGTGGAAAAGTGCCGTGAAGGTAGCATAGGCGGCCAGCTGAGCCCTGTCCTCCGGGTCCAGGTGAACAGTACATGAGGCATAAGTGCGGCTGAACCCCCCCCAGTCCATCAGCAGCTGGGTCAGAGAGAAGGTGAGGGAGTGCAGCCAGGAGTAGGCCACGATGAGCAGAGCATCCCTGTAACGCATCTTATTGGAGTAACTGAGAGGAAACACCACCGCGATCCACCGGTCCATGCTGAGCGCAGCCATGCTCAACATGGCATTAGTGGTGAGGAAAGTCTCCGAGAAACTGACGGCTTGACAGAACAGGTCTCCGAAGGGCTTCTCCTTTTTGGCCACACCGAGAAAAGTGGCCGGCATGTTGATGGCAGCGAGGAGGATGTTGGAGAAAGAGAGGTTTAGGATGAAGATTCCCGGTACGTGGGATCTCAACTCGGAGCTGTGGGTGAAACATAACACCACAGACAAGTTAGTCAACAAGGAGACCACGGCTATGATGATGATGGACACTTCCAGCAGGAACTCCGGTATGCTCATCTTCTTCAGTTGCAGATGCAGGTGCAGGGAGGACGCTGCTGACAGTGTGCCATGGTCAGTGCTCGGACTCGAACCCACCACCTGCTGTCACTTCCCGTCAGTTCCCCGGCGCGCATGCCAGAGGCGCACCAGTGGGAGAGCTGTCCAACGtgctgaaacacaaacaaacctgTCACTGACACGAGCTCCCCTCCTGAACACCACCACAGTTTCTATAGTTTAGTCTGTGGTGGGAATCACTGGGAATGGGGACTTCAGGTTTGACAAGTGCTCGGTGTTTACTCATGATCATGCGCACTATCCAGCGCCTCCTCTCTCGCTGGTAGTACCGTGCGCCCTGCACGTGTAGTGGGTAGAGTGCTCATGTGATGCTTGAACAATATTCACGCAAGCAGGAGTTAATATCACACACAGGCATGTCATTATGTTTACACACAATTTCGAATCCCAACTGTACCAAAAAGCAAACTGTGGATTTGTGTAATTTTCTGGAGTAATGTTTGCTTATCATCTGTTAAATATTGTGATTTAGTGTGtgcgtgtgagagagagagagagagagagagagagagagagagagagagagagagacagagtgaaaGATGAAGTATAAATTGTTGTATTTTCTCCTATATGTTGCTTATTTTGACCCTATACATACTTTTATTCCATAAATGTGATCATATAGACACAAACTATGACCACagtgacacacaaaaaaaaaaaaaaaaaaaaaaaaaagcacgagGTGAAGCCCAGAGAATGAGAGTAACTCATCTCCATAGCAACACCAAGTCTCTGGTGGTTTCATCACTCTTTGAAGTTCATCTTCTCAGCGCTGACATGTGTTGATGCCTCCTCACGAGTAATGTAATCATCTGAAAAAATCCATTTACTACAGAGGAGGCGATTTGACTCCAGTTTCTTTGGCATTTCAGACGCATATACTATAGTGAAGGAGTGTTAGGCGTAATCTGCATTAGAAGAGCAGGATGTTAGAGTAGACTTAGAAGAATGTACACGAGGCGGAGGTTGGGACTGGAGACTGAAATGAGGAGTGGATTAAAAGGACTGGAAGGACATGTataggacagaaggacaggcagAGGGAAGGATGATGCTATTAACCTGCAGTCTAATCTGTTCACCGTTGTattgtgtttgggtctgtgggacctgttttcaaGTTTTAGTCAAAGAAAAATTCtgagtatttttttgtgtttagatatacagggtggggaagcaaaatgtacaatgaacatgtagttgttttttctcagcaggcactacgtcagttgttttgaaaccaaacatatattgatgtcataatcatacctaacactattatccataccttttcagaaacttttgcccatatgagtaatcaggaaagcaaacgtcaaagagtgtgtgatttgctgaatgcactcgtcacaccaaaggagatttcaaaaatagttggagtgtccataaagactgtttataatggaaagaagagaatgactatgagcaaaactattaggagaaagtctggaagatactattaaagaagaatgggagaagttgtcacccgaatatttgaggaacacttgcgcaagtttcaggaagcgtgtgaaggcagttattgagaaagaaggaggacacatagaataaaaacattttctattatgtaagttttcttgtggcaaataaattctcatgactttcaataaactaattggtcatacactgtctttcaagccctgcctcaaaatattgtaaattttgcttccccaccctgtatatttattaaatttcaaatacagaatacacacaggtattcaaacataaaaaaaaaaaaaaaaaaaaaaaaaatcaaacaaaacccacttaaGCCTCCCAAACCTCTTGCTGTCACCAGATCTATATGCaaatacaatatggcactgtaaacataaataaagTCACATATCAAAGTGTTACATACAAATACATCTTGACTTGTTAAGGGCCTTGTACATGCGTCATAGGATTAtcaaagaagattaaaaaagatttccacactttatgaaacttctgttcagatccacgTAATGTATATTGGATTTTTCCGAGTTTAAGGTTGGAGATCACCTCTCTGACCCAGTGTCCAACAGAGGGTGGGGCAGGTTCCTTCCACCTTGTAAGAATAAGACGGTGTGCCAAAAGAGTACTGAAGGCGACCACCAAtgagtatttttttaatgaaatttttcctctcatatcttcattatagtacattttatttaaaaaaacaaactaaaaacgagtagcactttaattcataaatgtgatctagcaaagacaaaaggcaaatattaaacacattttatattgcttgtaattgggatgaagaaaacatctgttgagtatttcagcataaaattgtttgaatatgttgatttaaccctttcatgcatactggtcactacagtggacatatcaaccaacacagtggacgcttgtgcatcatcccatacactgcaattcataccattactgtaactttgccgttcttgataaacctgatctgcagtaacatgtttgagcgtaaaaaaaattgccaattattattattttttgcttttttaaaacaaaaagtttttttttttgcatattatctccatgaagtgattaaaaaatagtattagagtacgttaaaatgtgagaaaacatcagactagcagcattaaatatgtttttatttcatagttttcacagtatatcaataaatacgtttctgtgcttctaaaattaaacgcatggtgtccagctgagtggatatttttgtgactccatgaaaaataggttcataaaaaagaaaaaaaaaaaaagaaatcacattgtttttttgtttgtttgtttgtttcatgctGAGAGAGGGATTAAaaccactctggaaaaaaaaaaaaaatcttgattaatgttctcataattcatgcatgaaagggttaaaaaccaccacacccacaaacactggctgaacAACAATAATCTGAACACCACATAATAGTTAAAGGCAGCCACAGCGAGTCTGCGTCTgtattagtctgtctgtctgtccgtccacagTTGGTGCTGCAAATGATCTTCAAAAGCGTTTCATGTGCATCCATGTGAATGTGCGTTTTCACCTCTTTAAACATGCAGGCATGAGCGTGCTGGTGTGTGGGCGCATGGGCAGTGTTTCCTCAGCTATGTACACATCCTATATGCAAAATTTTTTTCACGGCTCCACAGATGGTGTTTATCCGCCACAGGCTCCATTTTTGTATTCAATCATTAACAGGTTCTTAGAAGGATTATACGTCCTCTATGGTATGGAGTAATCATACgctgcctttttttttgtcaaccCCAGACCTAGAGCTGCTGTCTCTGAGCCTGTTCACCCTAATGGCTCTATTAGCCTGGGAAGGAAAACCCCCTTTGCTGCtaacatggaggaaaaaaaaaaaggcagaagtaTAGCGGGAATGAGAACTCACCCCCTCAGCCAGAAGGAACCCTCTTTGGTCACGTGTTTCCTCTGGGTTCCCAGGGCCGGAGAGGCTGTTATGCAAGAAACCAAGTGCTGATGGCAGAGGCACTTAAGAAGTCCTGTTGTTAGCAGACGAAGGGTTCCAtctgactcccccccccccccccccagcctcaGCCACTGCCCCAAGCTGTATGACTCTGTATATGCTACTGTGAGTATATGTGCAATTACATAACATCACAATTCCCACGGTTAGCAACACAATATGgagctctctcctctcctctcctctcctctcctctcctctcctctcctctcctctcctctcctctcctctcctctcctctcctctcctctcctctcctctcctctcctctcctctcctctcctctcctctcctctcctctcctctcctctcctctcctctcctctcctctcctctcctcaacTTACTTGCATTCCTCTCTTTCCAGGATGGACATGTTTGACTCTCTCTGTCCTCTACTCCATGCATGCATCCATGTCTTTCCATCACTCTGTCCTCGGGCTTACTTCCCTGGAATTATGTACAGATGGTGTCCATCTGAGACAGAAATCCACACTTGA from Sphaeramia orbicularis chromosome 1, fSphaOr1.1, whole genome shotgun sequence includes these protein-coding regions:
- the gpr78a gene encoding G-protein coupled receptor 26 — encoded protein: MSIPEFLLEVSIIIIAVVSLLTNLSVVLCFTHSSELRSHVPGIFILNLSFSNILLAAINMPATFLGVAKKEKPFGDLFCQAVSFSETFLTTNAMLSMAALSMDRWIAVVFPLSYSNKMRYRDALLIVAYSWLHSLTFSLTQLLMDWGGFSRTYASCTVHLDPEDRAQLAAYATFTALFHCSSFALCLLVLCFAYLKVLRVARFHCKRIDVITVQTLMLLVDIHPSVKERCLAQQRKRRQRATKKICIFIGSFIFCFSPYVITRLVELLPFIHIPYYWGMSAKCLSYAKASTDPFVYCLLRQQYRKALVNVIGRILPRDRYSLSLHSTSSTLDTTDDNCIDRNT